The genomic region TTCCCCGCAGTAGTCCCACCAGCAGCCCATGTTACAGTAATAAATAACGGATTCAGCGCACACATACGCTCCATACGAGCTAGCAAGTTCCTCTTACCAGGTTCAGTCTTTGGAGGGAAGAACTCCAACGAAACACAGGGTCCCTTTAACTCATCGAACCGTTGCTTCACCGTTACCATGTCGAATTTTCCCTTTGTGTTCGACCTCATAGACAAAACAATAAAGCTGTATTAATagatctttgaaatcacAACTGATACAGCCAACTAATCACACTAGAAATGGCACTTCAGGCTGGACTTAGTCTCTTTGACACAAGTCAACAGGTTGATCCCTCTCATTCTTGTCAAGTTTTTTGCCATTTTAAAATTTTCTGAAATTTCCATGCTTTAAGTGTTAACAATGGAAAACTGTAAAATGTAAACATTAAAACACACCTCAACTCTTCCCTTGTTCCCTTAATCCAGGTTTGTCTAGTTTATAGGTCTTATATACGTAAGGTTTACATACGTATATATCAGACGGTTCATATGCTGTTAGCATGTCTTTGTTTTTACAAGACGATTcggatgaagaagatttggtGATAGAATTAAGCAATTTAAGCAAGAACGATGAGACTGCTGATGTGATCGTTGAGGATCAGCCCAAAGAGACCGCTGAATCGGAATTATCTGAGAACCCTCAGAGTGAAGTGCTAGGTGATACTGAGGACAAAGTTTTGTATCCTTTAATTCCTATAGATGCGAATACCGAAACGCTTAAGCCGAATATCGAAGAAATAAGACCTGTGGATGTCCATCTTTCACTATCTTTACCGTTTCAGCATTTGATACTAGAGAACTTACTAGTGTCTGAGAATGCGTTACTTGTTATTGGGAAAGGGTTGAGCGTCTTAAGCATCGTTAGTAACTTATTGTATACGCTTTCTACACCGACAAGGATCGATGGTACTGATAAGCGGTCTTTGGTTTTAGTTTTGAATGCCAGTTCCGAGGATGAGGATATCATCGAGGAAGAGTTAATGGAGTTGCAATGGACCTgtaatgaagatgatgaggaGGGCCAACCCGGGGATAGGCCTTTCACGGTCATTTCCAGTGATTCCTTTACCGTGGATCAAAGATCGAAAAGATATCAACAAGGTGGCATTATTTCAGTGACTTCGCGGATTTTGATTGTGGATTTATTATCTGGTATAGTACATCCCAAGAATATTACGGGACTCTTGATACTACATGCGGAGAAGTTAGATTCGATGtcaattgaatctttcatcGTTGAGATCTATCGTAACTCAAACAAATGGGGATTTATCAAGGCTATCACGGATTCCGCAGAATCGATGATATCTGAGTTTGCTCCATTGGCaaaaaagatgaaggaTTTACTTCTGAAACGGATCTTGCTATGGCCTCGTTTTCATGCAGATATTTCATCTTGCCTTAATACCACTTCAAATACAAAAGTTATCGAGATCAGAGTCTCATTGACGGATTCAATGTCTAAGATCCAATTTGGCTTATACGAgtgtttgaagaaatgtaTTGATGAGTTGAATCGGAAAAACCCTGAGCTTTCAACAGAGTACTGGTCCTTTGAAAATGCATTAGATTCCAATTTTCTACGAATCATAAATGGAGTATTATCTCCAAAATGGCATAGGATATCGTACGAATCCAAACAATTGGTTAAAGACATCTCTACTTTAAAGAAACTTCTTACTTCTTTAATAAGTTATGATGCATTAGACTTTTATGAATTAATTCAGCTTATCCTTGACGCAAACAAGCCCTCAGTTacaagaaaatattctgAATCACCATGGTTGTTGGCTGATGAATCTCAATTGGTAATTTCTTTCGCTAAGAAAAGAGTTATCGATGACGGGAACTATAATTTGGAACCTTTACCCAAATGGGAACAATTATGCGCCTTAATGGAAGATATCGAACACGAATCGTCCAAATACCCTGCTGGAACTCAAGGATCCGTTTTAATTCTATGCTCAGATGATAGGACAAGCAATCAATTACGTCAAGTCATTAGGAACATGAAGTCCAAACACAATGGACATAAAAATATTATGTTAGATAAACTGGATATttacagaagaagaagggATGATATGAGGAGAATATCAAAGGATATAGTGGAAGAAAACgagaaatatcaaaatgGAGGTGAAATGAACGTCTCAAGAGCTTTCCATAAACAGGAAATCAATACAAAACGTCGTAGGACAAGAGGAGCGTCATTTGTGGCTGCTGTTGACAGATTAAAAAATGCTCAAGCTGGTCAAGGTCAGGACATTGATGCTATGATAACTTCTGATAGCATTAAGGAAGAACGTGATAGATCACTTGTTAGTATGGAGACGCTTGGTGATGAGGCTGCAGTtaaagaagattttgattcGGAGGACGAGTTGTCCATAATTGAGGAAAAGCTCCAAGATGGCTCAATTCCAGAATACGCGATGGTTCAAAACTGGGAAGAAGTTTGggaaagaaggaaaacCGGTTATAAATATGTTGATAACGATTGCAAAATTGTTATAGAAACTTTCAGC from Kluyveromyces lactis strain NRRL Y-1140 chromosome D complete sequence harbors:
- the RAD1 gene encoding ssDNA endodeoxyribonuclease RAD1 (similar to uniprot|P06777 Saccharomyces cerevisiae YPL022W RAD1 Single-stranded DNA endonuclease), translated to MSLFLQDDSDEEDLVIELSNLSKNDETADVIVEDQPKETAESELSENPQSEVLGDTEDKVLYPLIPIDANTETLKPNIEEIRPVDVHLSLSLPFQHLILENLLVSENALLVIGKGLSVLSIVSNLLYTLSTPTRIDGTDKRSLVLVLNASSEDEDIIEEELMELQWTCNEDDEEGQPGDRPFTVISSDSFTVDQRSKRYQQGGIISVTSRILIVDLLSGIVHPKNITGLLILHAEKLDSMSIESFIVEIYRNSNKWGFIKAITDSAESMISEFAPLAKKMKDLLLKRILLWPRFHADISSCLNTTSNTKVIEIRVSLTDSMSKIQFGLYECLKKCIDELNRKNPELSTEYWSFENALDSNFLRIINGVLSPKWHRISYESKQLVKDISTLKKLLTSLISYDALDFYELIQLILDANKPSVTRKYSESPWLLADESQLVISFAKKRVIDDGNYNLEPLPKWEQLCALMEDIEHESSKYPAGTQGSVLILCSDDRTSNQLRQVIRNMKSKHNGHKNIMLDKLDIYRRRRDDMRRISKDIVEENEKYQNGGEMNVSRAFHKQEINTKRRRTRGASFVAAVDRLKNAQAGQGQDIDAMITSDSIKEERDRSLVSMETLGDEAAVKEDFDSEDELSIIEEKLQDGSIPEYAMVQNWEEVWERRKTGYKYVDNDCKIVIETFSTTSDEQILHELMPSYIIIYEPNLAFVRKLEVYKAIHRHNPPKVYFMYYGDSVEEQSHLSSIKREKEAFTKLIREHSNMAQHFETDEDLSRYKNLAHRKMQLSRMKNSRIAGGQDFLNPMTYDVVVVDMREFRAALPGLLYRYGVRVVPCMLTIGDYVITPDICIERKSIADLIGSFKNGRLDKQIRSLSRFYKYPTLLIEFDDSQSFSLEPFSERNVYASAASSTVHPISGKLMQEEIQRELSHLVMKYPSLKIVWSSSPLQTVNIFLDLKTNREQPDPVKCVQFGSTKKQTGKNKKDTESNNKFKNLLTIPGLSNVDYYNIKKRYKRYADLLNASVEDLKNIVTDPDLSERIQLSLQRQELLDSVESDDDSDPKTLNT